The Nitrospirota bacterium genome segment CGTGACGACGAAAGCCTTGCAAGCTTTGTGACGCGCAGGCTCGGCCGTGAATGTCTTGAAAAGATCGCCGAGCCTCTCGTCGCCGGCATCCATACTTCGAATCCTGACAACATGAGCGTCCTCGCGACATTCCCGCGTTTCGTGCATATGGAGCAGAAGAGCGGCAGTCTTATTCTCGGCATGATCGCTGCCATGAAGAGCCGTCCTCATGCAACCCTCAGCGGGCCGCCACGTCCCGGGCATGACGCGCCGAAGATGACCTACTTCATGAGCTTCAGGAACGGCATGCAGGCCCTGCCGCAGGCCTGCGCGGACCTTCTTGGCCGGGAATCGATCAGGCTGAACGCAGGGGTCAGGGCTGTTGAGCCGAAGGGCAAGGGATATGCGGTGATTCTTGAAAATGGCGGGACGCTCGAAGCGGAACACGTCATGATGGCCTCGGCCGCGTATGACTCCGCGGAGATGGTCAGGGGATTCGACACAAGCCTCGCTGCGCAGATGAACAAAACCGAATGGTCCTCGTCAGCCACGGTCTCGATCGTGTTCAAGAAGGAAGACGTGAGGGTCCCGCTCAGAGGCTTCGGCTTCATCGTCCCCCGTGTCGAGGGCAGGCGGATCAACGCGGCCACCTACAGTTCGATCAAGTGGTCCTACCGCGCTCCCGACGACACGATCATGATCCGCGTCTTCGTCGGCGGCGGCCACCACGAAGAGCTGGTGCATGAACTCGATGACGCGGGCATGGTCAAGATGGTGCTCGAGGAGCTGGACACAGTCCTCGGCATCAAGGCGAATGCCCGGTTCTCAAAAGTCTACCGCTGGTATAAGGGGATGCCGAAATATACGGTCGGACATCTTGAGCAGATCGCGGTCCTGGACAGGATGATTGCGACACATCCGGGACTTCATCTCATCGGCTGCTCATACAAGGGAATCGGTATCGGCGACTGCGTGCACGAAGCGCAGATCGCGGCGGAGAAGATATTGAAAAGTTAGCGGAAGAAATACCTGAATGATGCAATAAAGCCGAAGGAGAATGATCCCTTCGGCCTTATTAATTACCTGTGAACCAATTGCACAAATAACTCGCGCCCCACGACAAACCCAGAGTGATCCGTGCTTATATTGCAGTCATTGAATTTCCGTTCGCGCTGAACACCCTGCCGAGCCCAGTCGAAGCACCATAATGGGTATTGAACGGCAGTTCGCTGATTTACTGTATGTCCACGGTATTCCCTACCGTCACGGCGATCGAAGTCCCGTTGACATCAACCGCCTTTACAACGGTCACGGTGAAATCAGCTGCTGTTGGATGATTGCCCGCGGCAATGTTACAATGTAATGAAACCAACCTATTGCTGCGTCGTTACTGAACCAGGATGGTCACGCGGTCCGTGTCTTTACCGCCTGCCGCGTCCTTGTTGGTAATAACCAGTTTGCCAGCCTCTCCTACGGTCGGACATACTATGCTCAAGGGTGTATCCTTTGGAATGGCAACGCCGTTCCATGTTCCGCTTGTGGCATTCGGTCCTTTCCCCTGATGGCAGTCGACCGAAACAACCGAACCGACACTAACGGTTACCGTGCCTGTTGTGGAACCAAGAACACAACCATCATTGGTCACCGTGAACAAAGTTTGTATCTGCAGATCCACGTTGTTCGGGCTCTGTCCTCCGCCACGGATGAGGGCGGTCTTTTGACAGACAGTGTCGCAATGATCGGTGGCCTCATTGCAAGCCGTGTTTCCTGTACAAGGATCGGCTCCGCCAACGCAGACGCCGTTGGAACAGGTGTCGTTCGATGTGCAGAAGAGACCATCATTGCACAGCGACGTGTTGCTGGTATATACAGGAGCACCTGTTGCCGGATCACAGGAATCGTCTGTACACGGATTGTTGTCGCTGAAAACGGGAAGCGGCGAGTATGCACACCCGGTTGTCGGGTTGCAGGAATCGATCGTGCAGGCATTATTGTCAGTGCAGTTGATCGCGGTGTTGACGCAGCCGGTTGCGGGATTGCACGAGTCGGTGGTGCACACATTGCCGTCATCGCAGATGATCGGGGTTCCAGCACAGACTCCATTGGAACAAATATCACCCGTTGTACAGGTATTGTTATCATCACAGGACGCTGCATTGCTGGTGTGCACACAACCGGTCGCAGGATCACAGCTGTCGGCTGTGCAGTCATCAGCATCATCGCAATTCGCGGCTGTCCCGGCGCAGACTCCACCGGAACAGGTATCGTTCACGGTACAGGCATCGAGATCATCACAGCCGTCGGTGTTGAAGGTATGGCTACAATTGCCGCTCGCCGGATCACACGAATCAGTTGTACAGAGATTCCCGTCGTCGCAATTCGTCAGCATCCCGCAAATTCCGGCTGAACAGGCATCCCCTGTGGTGCAGGCATTCCCATCACTGCACGACGCTGTATTATTACCGTGCACACACAGGCAGTTCTCCGCATCAAACGAATCATCGGTGCAGACATTCCCATCATCGCACGTTGAAACATCGCACTGAATATGATGACCCACCAGCAACCAGTACCCGGTAACGCCGCTAAACGGACCGCCGACGATCAGGGCCGGCCAGGTCAATCGATAGGTGTTGTCAGGGCAAAGCCTGCCCGTGGCATTCAACGGCACCCCGGCTGTCTTTCTTGGCCCCTGTTCAAACACAGAACCGTTCCAATAGACCTCCCATGCGCTCATATCAGCGGTAATTTTCAAACATCCATTCGCAGGGATTATGGCGCCGGTCTGTGCTGATGAGACAGGATGAGCATTGCATGCCTGCCAACTGACAGGGTTGGTGCTGATGTACGTTGGGCTTCCAAAGAAACCGAACGGCTGTGCTATCGCTTGAGGGCCGCCAATATCAGTAAGGCCGTAACCTGTTCCAATGCCGCTTCCCGCATTGTTGCCGCATACATCAGGCTTTGCCGGGTCAACAACATCAAATTGCCCCCGCTGGTATTCACCGAGCACTACCCCGCCATCGACACCGGCCGTTAATGCGACACAATTCCCGGAGGGATAAGCAGCTCCCATACAAAAGTAGGACCCCGCTTCAACCATAAGTCTTCCATGGACCATGCAGTCCTCCGTGGGTGTTCCGGCACAGGACCCTGCTGTACACAGGTCGTTCAGGGTACATGCATTGCTGTCATCACAGGACGTCAGGTCCGCCTTGTTGGTATTGACACAGTGGAACGTGGCATCATCACAGGAATCATCTGTGCAGGAATTATTGTCATCGCACATCCGACGCGTTGCTCCCAGCGCGCAGTTCCCGCCAGAACAGGCGCCTTGCATGCAGGAGACGCCGTCTAAAATACAGGGATTGGCATTATTGGCGTATACACAATTGCCGGTGGCAGGATCGCAGGAATCAGTTGTGCAGCCATTTGCATCATTACAGGTTTTGGCAGTATAGTAACAACCCATTTCAGGATCACAGTTGTCCGTTGTACAAAGATTATTGTCATTGCAATCCAGGGATAGACCGGGCTGGCAGATACCGCTTAAACATACTCCCAGTGTGCATTCATTGTAATCTCCATCATTGCAGCTGGTATTGTCGGGTGCATTTGTGTATACACAACTACCGGTTCCGAGATCACAGGAATCAGTTGTGCAAGGGTCCCCATCATCACAGGCGCAGATAATAACTCCCATCATATTGAAGTTGGCATTGAACGCGGCAAACGGTCCGTCCACCATGCCATAACCGTTATAGCCGTCCCCATCCCAGTCACTTGACATCCAGTCCCAAACCTTGTCAGCCGGATTAGTGCCGCCGTCCGGCCCGGCATACAGGGGTGAGGGGGCAAATGCGGCTGCCGGTACCCATAGATCCACTACATCGATGTTGCCGTTGCCGCCCCAGTCAAAAAGCATGTGAACGCCAAGCTGTCCCGAGCCAACGGTAAAGGTGATCGGGGTGCCCGCTCCACAGCCCGGGCTTCCCGCATCGCAGTCTGTGTAAACCGTGTAGATACCCGATCCATAAATGGCCACATCATGTGCCGTCCACGGAACACCAAAGAACGGTGTTTCCGAAGAGATGGTTGCATTCGGGACCTGGCCGGAGGGTGTAACGGAGGTCAACTTGGTCCCGTCCCAGGTGAAATAGACGTCGTTGGTGCCGCCCGTTATGCCGCCGTCTGGTGCGATCATGGTGAAATTATTGCTGGTTGTATCTACTGCGGCGAGAGCCTGCGTTGTACCCATGCCAACACACAGTGCCAGTGAGGCAATAATGACAAGCCGCTTCCCCCATCGAGCAGTTCGTGTTCTGTTGTTCATTATCATGTTCTCCTTTTATTTTTTATTGTAACGTGATTGTTTTTCTATGAAGCATGCACTTCTCCGCGGGCTGCTTAAAGAATCGCTTCGAGAAGAAAGGCAGCGCCTTATCACGAGGCGCTGCCTTTTGAATGAAACGAACCAATTGCTGCGTCGTTACTGAACCAGGATGGTCACGCGGTCCGTGTCTTTACCGCCTGCCGCGTCCTTGTTGGTAATAACCAGTTTGCCCGCCTCTCCTACGGTCGGACATACTATGCTCAAGGGTGTATCCTTTGGAATGGCAACGCCGTTCCATGTTCCGCTTGTGGCATTCGGTCCTTTCCCCTGATGGCAGTCGACCGAGACTACCGAGCCGACACTAACGGTTACCGTGCCTGTTGTGGAACCAAGAACACAACCATCATTGGTCACCGTGAACAAAGTTTGTATCTGCAGATCCACGTTGTTCGGGCTCTGTCCTCCGCCACGGATGAGGGCGGTCTTTTGACAGACAGTGTCGCAATGATCGGTGGCCTCATTGCAAGCCGTGTTTCCTGTACAAGGATCGGCTCCGCCAACGCAGACGCCGTTGGAACAGGTGTCGTTCGATGTGCAGAAGAGACCATCATTGCACAGCGACGTGTTGCTGGTATATACAGGAGCACCTGTTGCCGGATCACAGGAATCGTCTGTACACGGATTGTTGTCGCTGAAAACGGGAAGCGGCGAGTATGCACACCCGGTTGTCGGGTTGCAGGAATCGATCGTGCAGGCATTATTGTCAGTGCAGTTGATCGCGGTGTTGACGCAGCCGGTTGCGGGATTGCACGAGTCGGTGGTGCACACATTGCCGTCATCGCAGCTGATCGCCGTGTTGACGCAGCCGCTCGCCGGATCGCAGGAATCCGCTGTGCAGGCATTGCCATCGTTGCAGCTGATCAAAGCATAGACGCAGCCGGCTGCCGGATCGCACGATTCAGTGGTGCAGGCGTTGTTGTCATTGCAGCTGATCGGGGTGAACACGCAGCCGGTTGCCGGGTCGCAGCTGTCGGTGGTGCAGACACTGCCGTCATCGCAGATAATCGGCGTGTGGGCGACTCCTGTCACGATATCGCACGAATCCGCTGTGCACGCATCAAGGTCATCGATGACAAGGGCTGCGTTGATGCAGGCGCCTGTTGCCGCTTCGCAGGTATCGTCTGTGCATGCGTTGCTGTCACCGCAATCCTTGGGGGTGAACACACAGCTGCCGGTGCCTGCGTCGCAGGAAGGAAGGATACAGGCAGGATTGTCCGTGCAGGCAACCGCGGTGTGGCCGCAGGCGCCAAAACCGCAGGTATCAACTGTGCAGAGGTTCCCGTCACTGCAGTCTTTGGGTGTTCCGCAAACTCCGCTTATACAGGTAGTGCCTATCATACAGCCTCCCCCAAATATGGGTTGGGTGCAGGCGGTTCCATCAGCTTTTGGAGTGTATACACAGCTGCCCGTGACAGTATCACAGGTATCTGTTGTGCAGGCATTGGAGTCATTGCAGGTCTTGGCAGTGTGGCTGCAGACGCCTGTTGTCTTGTTGCAGGAATCCGTTGTGCAGGCATTCGCGTCATTGCAATTCGTCGCGGTCCCGGTGCAAGCCCCGCTTACACACGCATCTCCTGAGGTGCAGGCGCTATTGTCGTTACAGGACAGTCCTTCGTTAATTGCGGTATAAACACACTGGCCCGTGGCAGGATCACAGGCACCGGCCTGGCATTGGCCGGCACTGGCGGAAAGAGAGCAGTTTATGCCGGCGCACTTATCAGTAACAATTTTCATAATATTAAAGTTTCCGTTGAAACCCATAAACGGGCCATCCTTGAAGCCGGCGCCGGGGATGCCATTCAGATCCCAGTCAGTTGACGCCAGGTCCCATACTTTCGCAGCGCTGTTCTTGGCGCCATCGCAAGGTCCTACAACGCATCCTTCTCCATTATCAGCGCCTGAATAGAAATTCCCCGGGAATGTCCCTTGCTGCCAGACATCGACCAGATCAATGTTCTCATTTCCATTCCAGTAAAAAAGCATATGGGCGGCAAGCTGGCCGGAACCTACCGTAAAGGTATAATTCGCCCCGGTGCCGCAACCCGGATCACCGGCAGCGCACCCGGTATAGATCGTATACGGGCCGCCTTCGCAATAGATCATTACGTCATGGGCACGCCAGGGGTTGCCAAAGAACGTCTCGCTGGAACTTATCGTGGCATTTACCACCGCGGTCGCCACTGAGTCGTTGCAGGTCCCATCCCAGGTGAAGACTACATCATTGGTGCCGCCGATAGGATTGCCGCCTGGATCCAACATCGAAAAGTTGTTTGCGGGAGTGTTCCTGCAGATTGCCGTGGGTGTGTGTACGCATCCGGTTGCCGGATCGCAGGTGTCAGTTGTACAGGCGGTATCGTCAAGGCAATAGCTCGCGGGCCGTACTCCATTCCCGCAGGTCCCGCTGGTACAAACGCCCGTGCAGAAATCACCGTCATTGTCTTCGCAGATTGTTCCGTCGGAGGTACTTGTGTGTTCACAAGCACCCGTGGTCGCGTTGCAGGAATCGTCTGTGCATTCATTTCCATCATCACAATTCTTCGCAGGCCCTCCCACGCACACGTTACTCGCACAGGCATCATTCGTGGTGCAGGGGTTGGCGTCGTCACAGAGAGTGCCATCCGGCTGTCCTGCGCAGTAGGAAGCCGCTTCAACCGTGGCAATTCCCGGCAATGACCAATGCCCGGTCCTCCCGTCAAACGAACCGGCAAGGAACACCATGCATGAGACAACAATAAGAACAAACCCCTTTCCCCATCGGGTGTTTACCGCTATTTCGTTCATAGATCTCGTCCCCCCTTTTATTAATGTTCAGTTAAAATGTAATTCTCTTAAATATTGCAATATCAATGCCTTTTTATAACATATTATAAATTAAGCATTTTGCAGCAATTTAAAAAAGTATTGTTTGTTTTCTCGACAAACAGATAATTTATAAATAGAACTTAGTTATCAATATAATACTAAATATTTACGATAATAAGTATAAAAAAACCATTTAAATTGAAATTTGTGTAAAATATTTCGACAAACCTTTTATTTGGAGCGTCAACGTGAGAACCTCAGACGTGATAAAAAATTGCAGAATTGCAGGAGGGGTAGACGCCAGCACCATACACAAAAGTGCCTTTCAAAGGAGTTGTTCCATGTTTAGACCGGATCAAAGGCAATATGCTTCATTTCCAGAGTTGTCCCTGGATTTGCAGAACATGGATCTGCACGCTCTGCTTACGGACCGCCGGGATCAGTTGCGCGTGATGACTGTTCGACATAGGCGGTAAGCAGACGTTTGGCCTCGGCGGTGATATCCGTAAACATGAGTCCGTATTGAAGATCTTTGTGCCCGGGGAATTGCTCAAGAGACCTGATGATTTTGCCTGACACCTCGATCTTCTTTGCATTGGGGAGGTAGAACATACAGTACAGCCGGGCGCCCTCCGCAAGAGGCGTATCGCATTCTATCAGCATTCCCGTGGCGCTGATATTCCTGACGCGGCCGTAGAACGGTTCATCATCGACGCGGCCGTCAACGCTGGCACTCAGAAGAACCCGGAGCATCTCCCTCGCGGCAAT includes the following:
- the hemG gene encoding protoporphyrinogen oxidase, encoding MPKVIIIGGGIAGLAAAVHLKSGAKAYSKTMDVLLLEKNNRIGGKILTEKHDNFLIEGGPDSFLPEKIWTVNLARHLSLEPEMLPSNDQFKGTFIYSRKKLHSLPEGVMLMVPTSFWPMAKSHLISWPGKVRMGMELFIPKRRSRDDESLASFVTRRLGRECLEKIAEPLVAGIHTSNPDNMSVLATFPRFVHMEQKSGSLILGMIAAMKSRPHATLSGPPRPGHDAPKMTYFMSFRNGMQALPQACADLLGRESIRLNAGVRAVEPKGKGYAVILENGGTLEAEHVMMASAAYDSAEMVRGFDTSLAAQMNKTEWSSSATVSIVFKKEDVRVPLRGFGFIVPRVEGRRINAATYSSIKWSYRAPDDTIMIRVFVGGGHHEELVHELDDAGMVKMVLEELDTVLGIKANARFSKVYRWYKGMPKYTVGHLEQIAVLDRMIATHPGLHLIGCSYKGIGIGDCVHEAQIAAEKILKS